A DNA window from Kitasatospora atroaurantiaca contains the following coding sequences:
- a CDS encoding N-acyl-D-amino-acid deacylase family protein has protein sequence MPDLLFRGATVVDGSGADRYRADVTVTDGLIEAIGGGLTATRVIDADGLVLAPGFIDMHAHSDLQLIVEPEHPSRVTQGVTCEVLGQDGLSYAPVTDTTLAALRRQLVGWNGDPEDLDWNWRTVGQYLDRLDRGIGTNACYLVPHGSVRMLAMGWDNRPPTPAELDRMRQLLAQGLREGAVGMSSGLSYTPGMYADTAELTALCEVVAEYGGYHAPHQRSYGKGALEGYAEMVEIARRSGCPLHLTHATMNFEVNRGRAGELLALVDQAIAEGCDLTLDSYPYLPGSTTLAALLPGWATEGGPDATLARLGDPAVRERIRMDVEEKGSDGCHGVVTDWATVQISGVGSQELARSVGATVAELAKVQGRSGTEVFLDLLHEDRLATTILQHVGDEENVRAVMRHPAHTVGSDGLLVGARPHPRAWGTFARYLGYYSRELGVLTLEEAIARMTGRPARRLRLDRRGLIRPGHHADLVLLDPGTVRDTATFDHPRRPAAGIAYVYVNGTAVIREGRTTGALPGRALRRTDRGTRAS, from the coding sequence ATGCCTGATCTGCTGTTCCGGGGCGCCACCGTGGTGGACGGCTCCGGCGCCGACCGCTACCGCGCCGACGTCACGGTGACCGACGGCCTGATCGAGGCGATCGGCGGCGGCCTGACCGCCACCCGGGTGATCGACGCCGACGGGCTGGTGCTCGCACCCGGGTTCATCGACATGCACGCCCACTCGGACCTGCAGCTGATCGTCGAGCCCGAGCACCCCTCCCGGGTCACCCAGGGCGTCACCTGCGAGGTGCTCGGCCAGGACGGTCTCTCCTACGCGCCGGTGACGGACACCACGCTCGCCGCGCTGCGCCGCCAACTCGTCGGCTGGAACGGCGATCCCGAGGACCTCGACTGGAACTGGCGCACCGTCGGCCAGTACCTGGACCGCCTCGACCGGGGGATCGGCACCAACGCCTGCTACCTGGTGCCGCACGGCTCGGTCCGGATGCTCGCGATGGGCTGGGACAACCGGCCGCCCACCCCGGCCGAGCTCGACCGGATGCGCCAACTGCTCGCCCAGGGCCTGCGCGAGGGCGCGGTGGGCATGTCCAGCGGGCTCAGCTACACCCCCGGGATGTACGCCGACACCGCCGAGCTGACCGCCCTCTGCGAGGTGGTCGCCGAGTATGGCGGCTACCACGCGCCGCACCAACGCTCGTACGGCAAAGGAGCGTTGGAGGGGTACGCCGAGATGGTGGAGATCGCCCGGCGCTCCGGCTGCCCGCTCCACCTGACCCACGCCACCATGAACTTCGAGGTCAACCGGGGCCGGGCAGGCGAGCTGCTCGCACTCGTCGACCAGGCCATCGCCGAGGGCTGCGACCTCACCCTCGACAGCTACCCGTACCTGCCGGGCTCCACCACCCTCGCGGCCCTGCTGCCCGGTTGGGCCACCGAGGGCGGCCCGGACGCCACGCTGGCCCGGCTCGGCGACCCCGCCGTCCGGGAGCGGATCAGGATGGACGTCGAGGAGAAGGGCAGCGACGGCTGCCACGGCGTGGTCACCGACTGGGCCACCGTCCAGATCTCCGGCGTCGGCAGTCAGGAGCTGGCGAGGTCGGTGGGCGCCACCGTCGCCGAGCTGGCGAAGGTGCAGGGACGCAGCGGTACCGAGGTCTTCCTCGACCTGCTGCACGAGGACCGGCTGGCCACCACGATCCTCCAGCACGTCGGCGACGAGGAGAACGTCCGGGCCGTCATGCGCCACCCCGCGCACACCGTCGGCAGCGACGGCCTGCTCGTCGGAGCCCGCCCCCACCCGCGTGCCTGGGGCACCTTCGCTCGCTATCTGGGCTACTACAGCCGGGAGTTGGGCGTCCTCACACTGGAGGAGGCGATCGCCCGGATGACCGGCCGACCGGCCCGCCGGCTCCGGCTCGACCGCCGGGGCCTGATCCGCCCCGGCCACCACGCCGACCTGGTGCTCCTGGACCCCGGGACGGTCCGGGACACCGCCACCTTCGACCACCCCAGGCGCCCCGCCGCCGGCATCGCGTACGTCTACGTCAACGGCACCGCGGTGATCCGGGAAGGCCGGACCACCGGCGCCCTGCCCGGCCGGGCCCTGCGCCGTACCGACCGGGGAACGAGAGCCAGTTGA
- a CDS encoding sugar kinase, whose product MARQDARATALLPQAVCLGESMAALLPDRPGPPETVGAFRPSVGGAESNVAGGLAALGVPSAWISRVGDDGFGRRLVAEVAARGVDTSAVAVDPHRPTGVYLKEVGGAVGHPYDLGPGRSRLHYHRAGSAASALSPELLADPAAARLLADARLLHLSGITPALSDGCLALVRRLLAERRPGRLVSFDLNWRPALWHGRDPGVLPALLDAADLLLLGADEAEAAFGTGDPAELRRMFPSPATVVVKDAGHLVTALDRDGTTVTEPALAVDVVEPTGAGDAFAAGYLAGTLRGLDQRRRLRLGHLSAASALTAHGDQGEIPLPEVLGALLDAEAGQWAATRVSADGIVSPALPRPAASPAPGGEPEGAPVSAVPVSGSAAGPSDERRRSAGARSVDTGPGAPGGEPPPRLGAP is encoded by the coding sequence ATGGCACGCCAGGACGCGCGAGCAACCGCCCTTCTGCCGCAGGCGGTGTGCCTGGGCGAGTCGATGGCCGCCCTGCTGCCCGACCGGCCCGGCCCGCCGGAGACGGTCGGCGCGTTCCGGCCCTCGGTCGGCGGCGCCGAGTCCAACGTGGCCGGGGGCCTGGCCGCGCTGGGCGTGCCCAGTGCCTGGATCAGCCGGGTCGGTGACGACGGCTTCGGCCGCCGGCTGGTCGCGGAGGTCGCCGCGCGCGGTGTCGACACCTCGGCCGTCGCGGTCGACCCGCACCGGCCGACCGGCGTCTACCTCAAGGAGGTCGGCGGCGCCGTCGGCCACCCGTACGACCTCGGCCCGGGCCGCAGCCGACTGCACTACCACCGCGCAGGCTCCGCCGCCTCGGCCCTCTCACCCGAGCTGCTGGCCGACCCGGCGGCGGCCCGGCTGCTGGCCGACGCGCGGCTGCTCCACCTCTCCGGGATCACACCGGCGCTCTCCGACGGCTGCCTCGCCCTGGTCCGCCGACTACTGGCCGAGCGGCGCCCCGGCCGGCTGGTCAGCTTCGACCTCAACTGGCGTCCTGCCCTCTGGCACGGCCGGGATCCGGGCGTCCTGCCCGCCCTGCTGGACGCCGCCGACCTGCTCCTGCTCGGTGCGGACGAGGCCGAGGCGGCCTTCGGCACCGGTGACCCGGCAGAGCTGCGGCGGATGTTCCCTTCCCCCGCCACCGTGGTGGTCAAGGACGCAGGCCACCTGGTCACGGCTCTCGACCGGGACGGCACCACCGTCACCGAGCCCGCGCTCGCGGTCGACGTGGTGGAGCCGACCGGCGCCGGGGACGCCTTCGCCGCCGGCTATCTGGCCGGCACCCTGCGCGGCCTCGACCAGCGACGGCGGCTGCGGCTCGGCCACCTCAGCGCCGCGTCCGCGCTGACCGCCCACGGCGACCAGGGCGAGATACCGCTCCCCGAGGTGCTCGGGGCCCTGCTCGACGCCGAGGCCGGGCAGTGGGCCGCGACCCGGGTCTCGGCGGATGGCATCGTGTCCCCGGCGCTACCGCGACCGGCCGCGTCCCCCGCCCCGGGCGGGGAGCCGGAGGGCGCGCCGGTGTCGGCAGTGCCGGTCAGCGGCTCCGCCGCGGGGCCGAGCGACGAGCGACGCAGGAGCGCCGGAGCGAGAAGCGTCGACACCGGACCAGGAGCGCCCGGCGGCGAGCCGCCCCCGAGACTTGGAGCCCCATGA
- a CDS encoding RidA family protein, with translation MTEQPQFGEKTEIRTDGAPAPAWMFSQGVRKGPILQVSGQGPQDPVTAEYLHPGDVGAQTRRTLENVKAIVEAGGGTIEDVVMFRVYLTKRSDFPLMNEVYAQFIEENIKPGGVKPCRTTIFVELPQEPMLVEIDAQAVLG, from the coding sequence ATGACCGAGCAGCCACAATTCGGCGAGAAGACAGAGATCCGCACCGACGGCGCCCCCGCCCCCGCCTGGATGTTCTCGCAGGGCGTCCGCAAGGGCCCGATCCTCCAGGTGTCCGGCCAGGGCCCGCAGGACCCGGTGACCGCCGAGTACCTCCACCCCGGCGACGTCGGGGCGCAGACCCGGCGCACCCTGGAGAACGTCAAGGCGATCGTCGAGGCCGGCGGCGGGACGATCGAGGACGTGGTGATGTTCCGCGTCTACCTGACCAAGCGGTCGGACTTCCCGCTGATGAACGAGGTCTACGCGCAGTTCATCGAGGAGAACATCAAGCCGGGCGGGGTGAAGCCCTGCCGCACCACGATCTTCGTCGAGCTGCCGCAGGAGCCGATGCTGGTCGAGATCGACGCCCAGGCCGTCCTCGGCTGA
- a CDS encoding SPFH domain-containing protein, translated as MLFWHVPAPNEALLISGSKRQAQETQFRIVTGHGSFVLPIKQKARILSLALREAEITEDCVTQQGIRLNVRAVTVFKVGDDFVSIANAARRFLAEQDRMEELVGRIFAGHLRSIVGGLTVEQIIRERDRVAQEVKEGSHTEMEKLGIVVDALQIQEIEDTTGYITNLAAPHAAAVASQARIAQARADQEATEREQEAAALKAQYERDTAIKRAGFVAETEQANARAALAGPLAEARASHEVVQEQTALAQRQAELAAQRLEAEVRRPADAEAYRQRTLAEAQRDRAKFEAEGEAYRRTTLATAEAQAIRVQADGTAYAERTTAEAQSAANSARAESLKDGNQELIAANRVIDNLPALVDAAARGIAGSNLTILNGTEGVNQMAAGIVGQGLAILDSLKQSTTAVNRPAPSSAPPAAPPADEG; from the coding sequence ATGTTGTTCTGGCACGTTCCCGCTCCGAACGAGGCGTTGCTGATCTCAGGTTCGAAGCGGCAGGCCCAGGAGACGCAGTTCAGGATCGTCACCGGCCACGGGAGCTTCGTCCTCCCGATCAAGCAGAAGGCCCGGATCCTGTCCCTGGCCCTGCGGGAGGCGGAGATCACCGAGGACTGCGTCACCCAGCAGGGCATCCGCCTCAACGTCCGGGCCGTCACGGTGTTCAAGGTCGGCGACGACTTCGTCTCCATCGCCAACGCGGCCCGCCGCTTCCTGGCCGAGCAGGACCGGATGGAGGAACTGGTGGGCCGGATCTTCGCGGGCCACCTGCGGTCCATCGTCGGCGGGCTCACGGTCGAGCAGATCATCCGCGAGCGGGACCGGGTGGCCCAGGAGGTGAAGGAGGGCAGCCACACCGAGATGGAGAAGCTGGGCATCGTGGTGGACGCCCTCCAGATCCAGGAGATCGAGGACACCACCGGCTACATCACCAACCTCGCCGCCCCGCACGCCGCCGCCGTGGCCAGCCAGGCCCGGATCGCGCAGGCGAGGGCCGACCAGGAGGCGACGGAGCGCGAGCAGGAGGCCGCCGCCCTGAAGGCCCAGTACGAGCGGGACACCGCCATCAAGCGGGCGGGTTTCGTGGCCGAGACCGAGCAGGCCAATGCCAGGGCCGCACTGGCGGGACCGCTCGCCGAGGCGCGCGCGTCCCATGAAGTCGTCCAGGAGCAGACCGCCCTGGCCCAACGTCAGGCCGAACTGGCCGCCCAGCGGCTGGAGGCGGAGGTCCGTCGGCCCGCCGACGCGGAGGCGTACCGGCAGCGTACCCTCGCCGAGGCCCAGCGGGACCGGGCGAAGTTCGAGGCCGAGGGCGAGGCCTACCGCAGGACAACGCTCGCGACCGCGGAGGCGCAGGCGATCCGGGTCCAGGCGGACGGCACGGCGTACGCCGAGCGGACCACCGCCGAGGCGCAGTCGGCGGCCAACAGTGCCCGGGCCGAGTCGCTGAAGGACGGGAACCAGGAGCTCATCGCGGCCAACCGGGTCATCGACAACCTGCCCGCTCTCGTCGATGCGGCGGCCAGGGGCATCGCCGGCTCGAACCTGACCATCCTCAACGGGACCGAGGGCGTCAACCAGATGGCCGCGGGGATCGTGGGTCAGGGGCTGGCGATCCTCGACAGCCTGAAGCAGTCGACCACGGCGGTGAACCGGCCCGCGCCGAGCTCCGCACCGCCGGCTGCACCGCCGGCGGACGAGGGCTGA
- a CDS encoding MBL fold metallo-hydrolase, translated as MTIHHLDCASMCPVGGRLLLGSGGLLTGRMVAHCLLVESSDGLTLVDTGFGTADVADPHRLGRPFLAMMRPRLSPARTALHQVRALGYRPEDVRHIVLTHLDLDHAGGLADFPQAQVHVFAEELRAARARATRGERDRYRPAQWAHGPRWAEHGTGGESWFGFEAVRPVTGSDPEILLIPLAGHTRGHVGVAVRRGDGWLLDCGDAYFSHTEVDPAGPHRPPGLTAFQRLVATDNRARLHNQERLRGLRAEHAAEVELFCAHDPYEFDRLRTGAARTVSGRPAGGTGC; from the coding sequence ATGACCATCCATCATCTGGACTGCGCGAGCATGTGCCCGGTCGGAGGCCGTCTGCTGCTCGGCAGCGGCGGGCTGCTGACCGGCCGGATGGTGGCTCACTGCCTCCTGGTCGAGAGCTCGGACGGTCTGACGCTGGTCGACACCGGGTTCGGGACGGCAGACGTGGCCGATCCGCACCGGCTGGGCCGGCCGTTCCTCGCCATGATGCGGCCCAGGCTCTCCCCGGCCCGGACGGCTCTGCACCAGGTACGGGCGCTCGGGTACCGCCCTGAGGACGTCCGCCACATCGTGCTCACCCACCTCGACCTGGACCACGCCGGCGGGCTCGCCGACTTCCCGCAGGCGCAGGTCCACGTCTTCGCCGAGGAGCTCCGGGCCGCCAGGGCCCGCGCGACCCGGGGAGAGCGCGACCGCTACCGCCCCGCGCAGTGGGCCCACGGCCCGCGGTGGGCCGAGCACGGCACGGGCGGGGAGTCCTGGTTCGGCTTCGAGGCCGTACGGCCCGTGACCGGCTCCGACCCCGAGATCCTGCTGATCCCGCTGGCGGGGCACACGCGCGGACACGTCGGCGTGGCCGTCCGCCGGGGTGACGGATGGCTGCTGGACTGTGGCGACGCCTACTTCTCGCATACGGAGGTCGACCCCGCGGGGCCGCACCGCCCGCCCGGTCTCACCGCCTTCCAGCGACTGGTCGCCACCGACAACCGGGCGCGCCTGCACAACCAGGAGCGGCTGCGCGGGCTGCGAGCCGAGCACGCGGCGGAGGTCGAGCTGTTCTGCGCCCACGACCCGTACGAGTTCGACCGGCTGAGGACCGGCGCTGCTCGGACGGTCAGCGGACGCCCCGCGGGCGGAACTGGATGCTGA
- a CDS encoding alanine racemase, with amino-acid sequence MDRAKVAALADEPLDWRFKALPPSAWGLTVREFLAEKPTLADFGTPLLTLDASALDHNLRTMAAWCAEAGVGLAPHGKTTMAPALWQAQIDAGSHGITLANLPQLRVARAFGVDRVLLANTLLDPAGLAWLARELDGDPGFAFTSWVDSAESVRLMDEALRAAGAGRQVEVLVELGGPGGRTGVRDLDTALEVARAVRAAPTLRLAGVGGYEGALAHDATETGLGTVRAYLRSLAELHRRMGDLYDGEEVVVSAGGSAYFDTVVEELSPSDPATRLVLRSGAYLVHDDGFYRGISPLARGAGTPFRSAMHGWARVVSRPEPQLSLLDAGKRDLPYDEGMPEPQRSSAGPGDLSGARVTALNDQHAFLRDAGDLAPVGAVLRLGLSHPCTAFDKWTLIPVLDDADGPDPRVVDLVRTFF; translated from the coding sequence ATGGACCGCGCCAAGGTCGCGGCCCTGGCCGACGAGCCCCTGGACTGGCGCTTCAAGGCCCTGCCCCCGAGCGCCTGGGGCCTCACCGTGCGCGAGTTCCTCGCCGAGAAGCCCACCCTCGCCGACTTCGGCACTCCGCTGCTGACCCTGGACGCGAGCGCCCTCGACCACAACCTGCGCACGATGGCCGCCTGGTGCGCCGAGGCCGGCGTCGGCCTCGCCCCGCACGGCAAGACCACCATGGCGCCCGCCCTGTGGCAGGCCCAGATCGACGCGGGCAGCCACGGCATCACCCTCGCCAACCTCCCGCAGCTGCGCGTCGCCCGCGCCTTCGGCGTCGACCGCGTCCTGCTCGCCAACACCCTGCTCGACCCGGCCGGACTGGCCTGGCTGGCACGGGAGTTGGACGGCGACCCCGGCTTCGCATTCACCTCCTGGGTGGACTCGGCCGAGAGCGTCCGGCTGATGGACGAGGCGCTGCGCGCGGCCGGCGCAGGGCGGCAGGTCGAGGTGCTGGTCGAACTCGGCGGCCCGGGTGGGCGTACCGGCGTCCGGGATCTCGACACCGCCCTGGAGGTCGCCCGCGCCGTCCGGGCGGCGCCCACCCTGCGGCTGGCAGGCGTCGGCGGCTACGAGGGCGCGCTGGCGCACGACGCCACCGAGACCGGGCTCGGCACGGTCCGCGCCTACCTGCGGTCGCTCGCCGAGCTGCACCGGCGGATGGGCGACCTGTACGACGGGGAGGAGGTGGTGGTCTCGGCGGGCGGCAGCGCCTACTTCGACACCGTGGTCGAGGAGTTGAGCCCTTCCGACCCGGCCACCCGGCTGGTCCTGCGCTCCGGTGCGTACCTGGTGCACGACGACGGCTTCTACCGGGGCATCTCCCCGCTCGCCCGTGGTGCCGGCACCCCGTTCCGTTCCGCCATGCACGGCTGGGCCCGCGTCGTCTCCCGCCCCGAACCGCAGCTCTCGCTGCTCGACGCCGGCAAGCGCGACCTGCCCTACGACGAGGGCATGCCCGAGCCCCAACGCAGCTCCGCCGGTCCGGGTGACCTCTCCGGAGCCCGGGTGACGGCCCTGAACGACCAGCACGCCTTCCTGCGCGACGCAGGCGACCTCGCCCCGGTCGGTGCCGTACTCCGTCTCGGGCTCTCCCACCCCTGTACGGCCTTCGACAAGTGGACGCTGATTCCCGTCCTGGACGACGCCGACGGCCCGGACCCGAGGGTGGTCGACCTGGTCAGGACCTTCTTCTGA
- a CDS encoding IclR family transcriptional regulator has product MSQTVTRALRLLAELGEGERSLDQLAEVIGVHKTTVLRLLQSLEEERFVYRDAAYRYHLGAGLFALAGLALEQRGVRRTAAPHLAALNAATGQTVHLAAYEGGEVVYIDKYDSRHPVRMYSRIGLRAALHCAAVSKVLLADLPEPERRRVVANVEFTPFTANTLTGPEALLTELETVAAQGWAQDHAEHEAFINCIAAPVRDATGRVVAAASVSVPDIVLPYEQVLELLPQLLATARAISADCGLPTGTA; this is encoded by the coding sequence ATGAGCCAGACCGTCACCCGCGCCCTGCGCCTGCTCGCCGAACTCGGCGAGGGCGAGCGCTCCCTCGACCAGCTGGCCGAGGTGATCGGCGTGCACAAGACCACCGTGCTGCGCCTGCTGCAGAGCCTGGAGGAGGAGCGGTTCGTCTACCGCGACGCGGCCTACCGCTACCACCTGGGCGCCGGGCTGTTCGCCCTCGCCGGGCTCGCGCTCGAGCAGCGCGGCGTACGCCGGACGGCCGCACCGCACCTCGCCGCGCTGAACGCGGCCACCGGGCAGACCGTCCACCTGGCGGCGTACGAGGGCGGCGAGGTGGTCTACATCGACAAGTACGACTCCAGGCACCCGGTGCGGATGTACTCCCGGATCGGCCTGCGGGCGGCGCTGCACTGCGCGGCCGTCTCCAAGGTGCTGCTCGCCGACCTGCCGGAGCCGGAGCGGCGGCGGGTGGTCGCGAACGTCGAGTTCACGCCGTTCACGGCGAACACCCTCACCGGCCCGGAGGCGCTGCTCACCGAGCTGGAGACCGTCGCGGCCCAGGGCTGGGCGCAGGACCACGCCGAGCACGAAGCCTTCATCAACTGCATCGCCGCCCCGGTCCGGGACGCCACCGGGCGGGTGGTCGCCGCCGCCTCGGTGTCGGTCCCGGACATCGTGCTCCCGTACGAGCAGGTGCTGGAGCTGCTGCCGCAGCTGCTGGCCACCGCCCGGGCGATCTCCGCCGACTGCGGCCTGCCGACCGGCACGGCCTGA
- a CDS encoding DUF3048 domain-containing protein has protein sequence MMRILEQALGRWRSAPLRTRVLALVAAGLAVAIAVVLAIPGGHSRAPVASAPAPSPSPSPTGPSPSPSPTETVSPLTGLPGEAGRILAVKIDNIVNARPQTGVNSADVVYAIEVEGGLSRFLAIYDANHLPQGDAIGPVRSARESDLPILEQYGKVDFVYSGALTKFLPVLAGANVFNCTPQQDGSSFFRTRSNIAPFNQYVRPSGTLRHFPDSAPAKDIGFRFGAAPDGGVPTGSLTAKMPAASFTFTWDAAQGKYLVTMDGKPAATRDAGQMGAPTIVVQKVAETTSPRGFMDSPGVLSPYAPTVGSGDAVVLRDGKAYQGTWSRASADAGTTFTYAGQPMNFHPGQVWVVLEPA, from the coding sequence ATGATGAGAATCCTCGAACAGGCACTCGGGCGGTGGAGATCCGCTCCGCTCAGGACACGAGTTCTCGCGCTCGTCGCCGCCGGGCTCGCCGTGGCGATCGCGGTGGTGCTGGCGATACCCGGAGGACACTCCCGGGCTCCGGTGGCCAGCGCCCCGGCGCCGTCGCCATCACCGTCACCCACCGGCCCGTCGCCCTCGCCGTCACCCACCGAGACGGTCTCGCCCCTGACGGGGCTGCCCGGTGAGGCGGGCCGGATCCTTGCCGTGAAGATCGACAACATCGTCAATGCCCGGCCGCAGACCGGCGTGAACTCCGCCGACGTGGTCTACGCGATCGAGGTCGAGGGCGGACTCTCCAGATTCCTGGCGATCTACGATGCGAACCATCTGCCCCAGGGTGACGCCATCGGGCCGGTCCGGAGTGCGCGCGAGAGCGATCTGCCGATCCTCGAGCAGTACGGGAAGGTGGATTTCGTGTATTCCGGCGCACTCACGAAGTTCCTGCCGGTCCTTGCCGGGGCCAATGTGTTCAACTGCACGCCGCAGCAGGACGGCTCCTCCTTCTTCCGCACCCGGTCCAACATCGCGCCGTTCAACCAGTACGTCAGGCCCTCGGGCACCCTGCGCCACTTCCCGGACTCGGCACCGGCCAAGGACATCGGGTTCCGCTTCGGCGCCGCACCGGACGGCGGTGTGCCGACGGGCTCCCTCACGGCGAAGATGCCCGCCGCGTCCTTCACCTTCACCTGGGACGCCGCACAGGGCAAGTACCTGGTGACGATGGACGGCAAGCCCGCCGCGACCAGGGACGCCGGGCAGATGGGCGCACCGACCATCGTGGTGCAGAAGGTGGCCGAGACCACCTCGCCGCGCGGGTTCATGGACTCCCCCGGCGTGCTCTCCCCGTACGCGCCGACCGTGGGCAGCGGCGATGCCGTGGTCCTGCGTGACGGCAAGGCCTACCAGGGCACCTGGTCGCGGGCGAGCGCCGACGCCGGCACGACGTTCACGTACGCGGGGCAGCCGATGAACTTCCACCCGGGCCAGGTCTGGGTGGTGCTGGAACCGGCCTGA
- a CDS encoding bifunctional 4-hydroxy-2-oxoglutarate aldolase/2-dehydro-3-deoxy-phosphogluconate aldolase has protein sequence MTTPTALRALAADPVIAVVRAPRIPDAAALCEALAAGGIHWVELTFTTPDVVTHLRRAASAGHRVGVGTVLTAEQAEQGIAAGASFLVTPGCRPEVAAVARAAGVPVVLGALTPTEVAEAVDLGAAAVKIFPAKAFGPGYFKDLRGPYPDVPLVASGGVNEANAAEFLAQGALAVCAGTDVVPPTAVADADWAEITRRALAFTAACGSARR, from the coding sequence TTGACCACCCCCACGGCTCTCCGAGCGCTGGCCGCCGACCCGGTGATCGCGGTCGTCCGGGCCCCCCGCATACCGGACGCCGCCGCCCTGTGCGAGGCCCTCGCGGCGGGCGGCATCCACTGGGTCGAACTCACCTTCACCACACCGGATGTGGTGACCCATCTGCGCCGGGCCGCCTCCGCCGGACACCGGGTCGGCGTCGGCACCGTGCTGACGGCCGAGCAGGCCGAGCAGGGCATCGCGGCCGGCGCGTCCTTCCTGGTGACCCCGGGCTGCCGCCCCGAGGTGGCGGCCGTCGCCCGCGCGGCGGGCGTGCCGGTCGTCCTCGGCGCCCTCACGCCCACCGAGGTCGCGGAGGCGGTCGACCTGGGAGCGGCCGCCGTGAAGATCTTCCCGGCCAAGGCCTTCGGCCCCGGCTACTTCAAGGACCTGCGCGGCCCCTACCCCGATGTCCCGCTGGTCGCCTCCGGCGGCGTCAACGAGGCCAACGCAGCCGAGTTCCTCGCCCAGGGTGCACTGGCGGTCTGCGCCGGCACCGACGTGGTGCCCCCCACCGCCGTGGCCGACGCCGACTGGGCCGAGATCACCCGCCGCGCCCTCGCCTTCACCGCCGCGTGTGGCTCCGCCCGTCGGTAA
- a CDS encoding alpha-ketoglutarate-dependent dioxygenase AlkB — MAFQLQGSLFDEVDRVGLARLDHLRRTELGDGAWIDVQPGWLTGADTLFERLATGVPWQAEQRMMYERVVAVPRLLAFYGESDELPDPVLTRARSELSEHYVGELGEPFTTAGLCYYRDGHDSVAWHGDRIGRGRLENTMVAIVSVGEPRPLLLRPRYGGGPTVRQVLGHGDLLVMGGSCQRTWEHAIPKTSRPVGPRISIQFRPRGVR, encoded by the coding sequence ATGGCCTTCCAACTGCAGGGTTCTCTCTTCGACGAGGTCGACCGCGTCGGCCTGGCGCGGCTGGACCACCTGCGGCGTACGGAGCTGGGCGACGGCGCCTGGATCGACGTCCAGCCGGGTTGGCTGACCGGCGCCGACACGCTGTTCGAGCGGCTGGCCACGGGGGTCCCTTGGCAGGCCGAGCAGCGGATGATGTACGAACGGGTGGTCGCCGTGCCGAGGCTGCTCGCCTTCTACGGCGAGAGCGACGAGCTGCCCGACCCGGTGCTCACCCGGGCCCGTTCCGAGCTGAGCGAGCACTACGTCGGCGAACTGGGCGAACCGTTCACCACCGCGGGGCTCTGCTACTACCGCGACGGGCACGACAGCGTCGCCTGGCACGGGGACCGCATCGGCCGGGGGCGGCTGGAGAACACGATGGTGGCGATCGTGTCCGTCGGTGAGCCGCGTCCGCTGCTCCTGCGGCCGCGCTACGGCGGAGGCCCTACGGTGCGGCAGGTCCTGGGCCATGGCGACCTGCTCGTCATGGGCGGCTCCTGCCAGCGGACCTGGGAGCACGCAATCCCCAAGACCAGCAGGCCGGTCGGCCCCCGCATCAGCATCCAGTTCCGCCCGCGGGGCGTCCGCTGA
- a CDS encoding STAS domain-containing protein, with protein MAVNLSYGERYGWTVVQVTGEVDISGVSALRERLQRLIAEGCDQIVVDISRLAFCDSTGFAVLVATRRLLVARGGRLRLALPGPEVHTRKVLSAFGIERLFEVYDSAEEALADQRDAPKGVEAPLPKQRDAASATAD; from the coding sequence GTGGCAGTGAACCTCAGCTACGGCGAGCGGTACGGCTGGACGGTTGTCCAGGTCACCGGAGAGGTGGACATCAGCGGGGTCTCCGCCCTCCGGGAGAGGCTGCAGCGACTCATCGCGGAGGGCTGCGACCAGATCGTGGTGGACATCAGCAGGCTCGCCTTCTGCGACTCCACCGGGTTCGCCGTGCTGGTGGCGACCCGTCGGCTCCTCGTCGCCCGTGGCGGCCGGCTGCGCCTGGCCCTGCCCGGACCCGAGGTGCACACCCGCAAGGTGCTGTCCGCGTTCGGTATCGAGCGGCTCTTCGAGGTCTACGACTCGGCGGAGGAGGCCCTCGCCGACCAGCGCGACGCGCCGAAGGGGGTCGAGGCCCCGCTGCCCAAGCAGCGCGACGCCGCCTCGGCGACGGCGGACTGA